One genomic segment of Prosthecobacter fusiformis includes these proteins:
- a CDS encoding MerR family transcriptional regulator, with protein MLSTIQAASIRSGLSPHVIRIWERRYEALTPSRTGTNRRMYCDEEIERLKLLRELTENGHRIGNIARLEKAQLEHMLKQSLTRTLSATASFSVDATALLETEEHFVKQCIEATMAYDSDRLRRLLQRARILFGQRCMVHSVICPLIQKVGEFWQAGQIRPSHEHIATAVIREILMTPLPGNQVAPSAPEVVISTPIGEVHELGALLVASSARDLGWRVTYLGPNLPTEEIVACARARKVRAIALSVVYPDRCPVIQEKLRKIRNLMPEKMALIVGGRAATGYAESLTDLKIHWARDLGSLDQLLVQLSSSAAV; from the coding sequence ATGCTTTCCACCATCCAAGCCGCCAGCATCCGCAGCGGATTGAGCCCGCATGTGATCCGCATCTGGGAGCGCCGGTATGAAGCGCTCACACCTTCCCGCACCGGCACCAACCGCCGCATGTATTGTGATGAGGAGATCGAGCGCCTAAAACTCCTGCGGGAACTGACGGAAAATGGTCACCGCATTGGCAACATCGCCCGGCTGGAAAAAGCCCAGCTTGAGCACATGCTCAAACAAAGCCTCACCCGCACTCTTTCTGCCACCGCCAGCTTCAGCGTGGATGCCACCGCCCTGCTGGAGACGGAGGAGCACTTTGTGAAACAGTGCATTGAGGCCACCATGGCCTATGATTCAGATCGCTTGCGCCGCCTCCTGCAGCGCGCACGCATCCTCTTCGGCCAGCGTTGCATGGTCCATAGCGTCATCTGTCCGCTCATTCAAAAAGTCGGCGAATTTTGGCAGGCAGGTCAGATCCGGCCTAGCCATGAGCACATCGCCACCGCAGTGATCCGGGAAATTTTGATGACACCCCTGCCGGGGAATCAAGTCGCCCCCTCCGCCCCTGAAGTGGTCATTTCCACACCCATTGGTGAGGTGCATGAACTCGGGGCCTTACTCGTCGCCTCATCTGCTAGGGACCTCGGCTGGCGCGTCACCTATCTGGGGCCCAATCTTCCCACAGAAGAGATCGTTGCCTGTGCCCGCGCTCGCAAGGTTCGCGCAATAGCACTCAGCGTCGTCTATCCTGATCGCTGCCCCGTCATTCAGGAAAAATTGCGCAAAATCCGCAATCTAATGCCTGAAAAAATGGCACTCATTGTCGGTGGCCGCGCCGCCACAGGTTATGCGGAAAGCCTCACGGATTTAAAGATCCACTGGGCCAGGGACCTCGGTTCGCTGGACCAATTGCTGGTGCAGCTTTCCTCCAGTGCCGCAGTCTGA
- a CDS encoding fumarylacetoacetate hydrolase family protein: MHLYRTTQGIYLHTATFWYHITGIDWDALYNVEDIHAYLEQVASTSTAVPAPAPETLLAPIGTQEVWAAGVTYWRSRTARMEESKDTGGGSFYDRVYAAERPEIFFKATPQRVAHPGQAMHLRSDSKWMVPEPELTLAINDRGEIIGYTVGNDLSCRDIEGENPLYLPQAKCFKLCAAVGPCIYVTPDLLPSSTLIAVKIERAGAVAFEGGATLDQLKRTPQELAGFLYRDNTFPTGALLMTGTGTVPGDEFTLHSGDVVSITIDGIGTLVNPMG; this comes from the coding sequence ATGCACCTCTACCGGACCACCCAAGGCATCTACCTGCACACCGCCACCTTTTGGTATCATATCACGGGTATCGATTGGGACGCGCTTTACAATGTGGAGGATATTCACGCCTATCTGGAACAGGTCGCCTCCACCAGCACGGCCGTTCCCGCACCTGCACCAGAAACCCTGCTGGCCCCCATTGGCACCCAGGAGGTCTGGGCCGCCGGGGTGACTTACTGGCGTAGCCGCACTGCCCGCATGGAGGAAAGTAAGGACACAGGCGGCGGCAGCTTTTATGACCGCGTGTATGCCGCCGAGCGCCCGGAGATCTTTTTCAAAGCCACCCCTCAGCGAGTGGCCCATCCTGGCCAGGCCATGCATCTGCGCAGCGACTCCAAATGGATGGTGCCAGAGCCGGAGCTCACGCTCGCCATCAACGATCGAGGTGAGATCATTGGTTATACCGTCGGCAATGACCTCTCCTGTCGCGACATCGAAGGCGAAAATCCTCTTTACCTTCCTCAGGCGAAATGTTTCAAGCTCTGCGCTGCCGTCGGGCCATGCATCTATGTCACCCCGGATCTCTTGCCCTCCTCCACCCTCATCGCGGTGAAAATTGAGCGCGCCGGTGCCGTGGCCTTTGAAGGAGGTGCCACACTGGATCAGCTCAAGCGCACCCCTCAGGAGCTGGCGGGGTTTCTCTACCGCGACAATACCTTCCCCACGGGTGCCCTGCTCATGACCGGAACCGGCACCGTCCCCGGTGACGAATTCACCCTGCACAGTGGCGATGTAGTCAGCATCACCATTGATGGCATTGGCACCCTGGTAAACCCCATGGGTTGA
- a CDS encoding nucleoside recognition domain-containing protein, producing MDTVFIFEKIQVDCYSISILFQRMLNYIWASLILIGLLVAGLLGRFTGDNGVITAALNMSKMAVMDIALPLAGMMMFWLGVMRLMEKAGLLDFAARALSPIMRRLFPDVPREHPAMSAMIMNLAANMLGLGNNATPLGLKAMTHLQELNPHKDTASNAMVTFLAMNTAAFTLIPMTVINYLSAAGVKGAYQIIFPTILATACTTLTAIFAAKALQNLPAFRIRPTPVSVVSEDPEGIAKEPEVENRSMTSRGRLFLTVLLVLFAGGVVLELAAPSVRQSVLDATGLTQVLEAADQRAAAAKATAQAAGTEEAGTAAGLIRRLMNGASGVAIPLLLVITMGIALARGVKVYEEFVDGAKEGFAVATRIMPFLVAMLAALAIFRSSGALLLLEHVLTPILNLVSFPVELLPMALMRPLSGSGSLGILNELLARTDILEYLKYTAAIMFGSTETTFYVLAVYFGSISIRNTRHALAAGLMADFVGLTMSVVLGRLMFA from the coding sequence ATGGATACGGTGTTTATCTTTGAAAAGATCCAGGTTGATTGTTACTCCATCAGCATTCTTTTCCAGCGCATGCTGAATTATATCTGGGCCTCCCTTATACTGATAGGACTGCTGGTGGCAGGATTGCTAGGGCGCTTCACTGGCGATAATGGTGTCATTACGGCTGCACTGAACATGTCCAAAATGGCTGTGATGGACATTGCACTGCCATTAGCCGGTATGATGATGTTTTGGCTGGGGGTGATGAGGCTGATGGAAAAGGCGGGGCTTCTGGATTTCGCCGCAAGAGCCCTTTCCCCGATCATGAGAAGGCTGTTTCCCGATGTGCCGCGTGAGCATCCGGCGATGAGTGCCATGATCATGAACCTGGCGGCAAATATGCTGGGGCTGGGGAACAATGCGACGCCGCTGGGGCTGAAGGCGATGACCCACCTGCAGGAGCTGAATCCGCACAAGGATACGGCCAGCAACGCCATGGTGACTTTTTTGGCGATGAATACGGCAGCCTTCACGCTGATTCCCATGACAGTGATCAATTATCTGAGCGCTGCGGGAGTGAAGGGGGCTTATCAAATTATTTTCCCGACGATCCTGGCGACGGCATGCACGACACTAACGGCTATTTTTGCGGCCAAGGCATTGCAAAACCTGCCTGCTTTCCGCATTCGGCCAACACCCGTAAGTGTGGTGTCTGAAGACCCTGAAGGTATAGCCAAGGAGCCTGAGGTTGAGAATCGCTCAATGACCTCCCGGGGGCGGCTTTTTCTGACGGTATTGCTGGTGCTTTTTGCGGGTGGTGTGGTGCTGGAGCTGGCTGCGCCGAGCGTGAGGCAGTCCGTGCTGGATGCGACGGGGCTGACGCAGGTGCTGGAGGCGGCGGATCAACGGGCTGCCGCCGCCAAGGCGACTGCACAAGCGGCAGGCACTGAGGAAGCGGGGACTGCGGCGGGACTCATCCGTAGGCTAATGAATGGGGCCTCGGGGGTGGCCATTCCGCTGCTACTGGTCATCACCATGGGGATCGCGCTGGCACGTGGAGTGAAGGTTTATGAGGAGTTTGTGGATGGTGCCAAAGAGGGCTTTGCAGTGGCTACGCGCATCATGCCTTTCCTAGTGGCGATGCTGGCTGCGCTGGCGATTTTCCGTAGCTCCGGTGCGTTGCTGCTGCTGGAACATGTACTGACACCGATACTGAATCTGGTGTCGTTTCCGGTGGAACTGCTGCCGATGGCGCTGATGCGGCCACTAAGCGGCAGCGGTTCTTTGGGCATTCTCAATGAGCTGCTGGCGCGGACAGACATTCTTGAATATCTGAAATACACCGCAGCCATTATGTTTGGCTCCACGGAGACGACTTTTTATGTGTTGGCCGTTTATTTTGGCTCCATCAGCATCCGCAATACCCGGCATGCGCTGGCGGCAGGGCTGATGGCAGACTTTGTAGGGTTGACGATGTCAGTCGTCCTTGGACGGTTAATGTTCGCGTAA